From one Allorhodopirellula heiligendammensis genomic stretch:
- a CDS encoding metallophosphoesterase family protein, with translation MGRYVIGDVHGCAKALRSLHMALKLGSNDEVVFLGDYVDRGPNSKDVIEQLINLSQCCRVIALRGNHEVMLQAVVTHGSDDSIWMRSGGKATVVSYGGSITKIPSAHLEFFHGLRRCHETEQEIFVHAMYDPQQSIAAQSDELTYWTHLPHPLPVAHTSGKRVYVGHTPQPRGEVLWRAHLVGVDTYCFGGGYLSAVDLETGVVTQSDRHGHIRRVPIERAWHALARWKGWLRGK, from the coding sequence ATGGGACGTTACGTGATTGGCGATGTTCATGGATGCGCCAAAGCATTGCGCTCGTTGCACATGGCGCTGAAGCTCGGCTCAAACGATGAAGTCGTTTTTCTAGGCGATTACGTTGATCGAGGGCCGAATTCGAAAGATGTGATTGAGCAATTGATCAATCTCAGCCAGTGTTGCCGCGTGATCGCATTGCGGGGAAATCATGAGGTCATGTTGCAAGCGGTCGTCACTCACGGAAGTGATGATTCGATCTGGATGCGGAGCGGCGGGAAGGCGACCGTGGTGAGCTATGGTGGCTCGATCACGAAGATTCCGTCGGCGCATCTTGAGTTCTTTCACGGCTTGCGCCGCTGTCATGAAACGGAGCAAGAGATCTTCGTTCACGCGATGTACGATCCGCAACAGAGTATCGCTGCACAGAGTGATGAGTTGACCTACTGGACCCACCTTCCTCACCCATTGCCAGTTGCCCACACCAGCGGGAAGAGGGTGTATGTGGGGCATACCCCGCAGCCACGAGGGGAGGTTTTATGGCGGGCGCATCTCGTGGGCGTCGACACGTACTGTTTTGGTGGAGGGTACTTAAGTGCTGTCGACTTGGAAACTGGAGTGGTGACACAATCCGACCGCCACGGTCATATCCGCCGAGTTCCCATCGAGCGTGCCTGGCACGCGCTGGCACGCTGGAAGGGTTGGCTGCGTGGCAAGTGA